The following DNA comes from Devosia litorisediminis.
AAAGCGGGCTCGATCACTGGCTCGAGGTCAACACCAAGTTTGCGTCCGTCTGGCCCAATCTGACCGAGCGGCGCGATCCGCTGCCAGAGGCCAAGGACAAGGACGGCGAATCCGGCAAGTTCGAGAAATACTTCTCCGAAGCGCCCGGCGAAGGCGACTGATCGCTTCAGCCGCCTCCTACCTGTGATCTAGGCTGCGACGGCCTCACGGCCGGCCAGCCAGTCCCTGATGCTCTTATAGGGCACCAGCAGCAGTGCTGCGAGCAGCAGCTTGACCAGGAAGTCGCCCAGACCCAGCGACACCCACAGCTCAACCTCAGGACCAACGCCCAGCAGCGGCGCGGGGAAGGCCAGCGAGCCATCTTCGCGGCCAAACAGGCTGTCGAGCACCGCGAAGGGCGCCGCAAAGGCCAGCGAGAAGAAGATCACCGTATCGATCGCCGAGCCGATCAGTGAGGAGACCACAGGGGCCTTCCACCACACGCTGGTGCGCAACCGGTCAAAGATCGAGATATCGAGGAACTGGGCGGTCAGGAACGCCGTGCCAGAGGCAATGGCGATACGCGGCGTTGCCAGATAGATCGAAATCAGCACGGCAACGGCAAAACCGGCCATCACAACCACGCGGGCCCGGGCCGGACCAAAGGTGCGATTGGTCAGATCGGTGATCAGAAACGCTACCGGATAGGTAAACGCACCCCAGGTGAGAATATCACCGAGATGGATCGGTCCCATCTGGATATCGACCGGGAACTGAACGAGAAAATTTGAGGCCGCGACAACCGCAACCATGGCGGCCAGAGCCACCGAAAAACGAGCCAGCATCAGAATGCACCTCTATGTAACCGCGAACCGGCATCAGACCGGGGCGGGATGTGCCGAGATTGGCACAAAACAAAAACCGCGTGGAGCATAACCCCACGCGGTCAATTCGTCGATGAAGGCGTTCGCTTAGGCAGCCAGAGCTGCGCGAACTTCCTTCTTGAGGCCCTGAGCCAGCGTCGACATGGTGTCGTCGCTCTGCTTGAGCAGGAAGGCGTCCAGACCACCGCGGTGCTCAACGGTACGCAGGGCCGAAGCCGAGATGCGCAGCTTGACGGGGCGGTTGAGTGCCTCCGAAATCAGCGTCACGTTCAGCAGGTTCGGGAGGAACCGGCGACGGGTACGATTGAGAGCGTGCGAAACGTTGTTGCCAACCATAACGCCCTTGCCAGTAAGTTCACAGCGCCGTGCCATGGTTTTCTATCCTGTTGCAAAGGCCTGTATTGCGGGAACATGTCCTGCAGCAGGCCTATCTTGTCCTGAAATCTGGGGGCTCTTTAGAGAATATGCGGGGCCCCGTCAAGACAAACGCGGGCTCAATCCAGCGCGAGCGGCTTGCACAGGACCATTCCAGACGGCACTTTCGAACCCTAGTCTGATTCGCGCCGCCCATTGCAGAGACGCCCGACCTTGACCCAGTTTAGATTTGCCACCCTTGCCGCACTGGCCCTGTTCGCAAGCCTGCCCACCAGCGCCGCCGAAATCGACGCCAAGGCCGGCTATGTGCTGACCCTGGGTGGTATCAATATAGCCACCATGAATGTGGACCTGACCGATGACGGGTCGCGCTACAGCCTGGACCTGTCGGCCAATGTGGCCGGGCTGGGCGCCATGGTTGCCAGCGGCACGGCCAAGGCCAGCGCCTCGGGCAGTTCCACCAGCAATCGCCTGGCCGCCCGCGCCTTCAGTCTTGAAACCAGGGCCAATGGCGACACCTTCGATGTGGACGTGACCTTCTCGGGTCGCGATGTCGGCTCGTTCAAGGTCGAGCCGCCTATTCTTGATAACTATGACCGCGTTCCGCTGGAGCGCCGGCACCTGACCGGGGTCAGCGATTTTCTGTCGGCCTTTGTCTTCAAGGGCGGGGCGCTCGACAAATCGCTATGCGATCGTCGCGTCGGCATTTTCACCGGCGTCGAACGCTTCAACATTGCCATGCGCTTTGCCGGCACCGACAAGGCAACCTCGGCCCGCACGGGCTATCAGGGCCCGGTTGTGCTGTGCTCGGTCGACTACAGCCCTGTTTCGGGCCACTTCACCAGCTCCGAGATCACCAATTACCTGGCAGACAGTGATCGCATCATCATCTGGTATGCCCCGCTGGGCCCGACCGGCTATTTCATCCCCTATCGCGTTCTGCTGGGCACCAATATGGGCGATCTCTCCATGGTGCTGACCGGGATGCGTTTCTAGCGCCCGACAGGCCGCAGCCAAGTCCCGCTTCGGGACGGTCAATCGCTGTTTTGCTAACAGATCGCTTTCAGGCCCCCAATTGGTGGGCCTGAACTGTTAATGGGCTGAGTTAATTCGTCTTTTCAGACGGAACCAGACAGCAATCTTTGTCCGATTTTGCCCGAAATTAAGGGGTTGGTTACCAAGATGAACCGGTTTCGGCTGTGCGGCGGGATCCAGCGCAACGAAACAGCCGCTCAAGTGGTCGGCCCCATTCAAGCACACCATATATCGCCGTGAACGAACGAGCACTTATGCACGACGCTCGATTCGCCCCCTGTTCGTTCCCCTTTTGGATCAAGGCTGAACATGGCGCTGCCAGATCGGTGCTAATTGTCCCGGAACGGCACAGTGACACGCCCGCCTCAGCCCTGCCGCGCCGTTGCCGCGCTCATGCCGGGCACGCGAACGAATCGCTCCGCGCGTTTGCGGCGGGGAATCGCCGGGAACGCCTGCTTGCGCGCCCGCACACAGATCACCCCGCTCATGGCCGGCCCGAACAGCCGACCCACACGCTCGAACAACCGGGTGGACTTGAGCACCAGCGAACTCTGAAACGGCGGCAGGAACAGGCCATCGCGCCACGCCACCGGTACAAAGCCGAATTCGCGCAGCAATCTGTCGAGCTGTCCGCCCGAATAGGGATTGCCCTGTCCAAACGGGGTATTGTCCCGCTGCGCCCAGATGCCCCGCCGACGCGGCACCACCAGGATGAGATCGCCATTGGGGGCAGTGATCCGCCACAGTTCGCGCATCAGCTCTTCGGCATCTGCCACATGTTCCATCGCGTGAATGGCGATGGTCAGGTCTATCGCTGCATCGGTCAGCGGCATTTCGAGCGGATCGCACAGCACCGTGTGCGACGGACCCTCACGCGGCCATGCCGAGGCGCCCTGCCGCGCGGGCATGAACGCCAGCACCCGTTCGGCCGTACTCAGGGTGAAGCGCAGATAGGGGGTGGCAAAGCCCAGCCCCAGCACGCGCTTGCCGCGCACATCATCGGCCAGCCCCATGACCTGCTCGCGCACCAATGCCCGGCAGATCCGGCCAAGAGGCGTTTTATAGAAGGCAATGAGGCGGTTGACGTCTGCAGTCATGATCACAACTCTGCCGGTTTCCCCCGGACTTGTCTAATCGCTGGTTGTCATGTCGTCGCGCGCTCCCTAGCTTTCAACCAATTGGTTCTTTTTCGGAGTAGTGCAGTGGCTGTGATCGTTGATGTCTTTGGCGCGCGAGACGATAATTTCGGCTATCTCGTGCACGATACGGCGAGCGGCCGCACCGCCGCCATCGATGCCCCGGAAACCGCGGCCATCAAGGCGGCCCTGGCCCGTCGCGGCTGGGATCTTACCGATATCTTCATCACCCACCACCACCTCGACCATGTCGAAGCCATTCCCGAACTCAAGGCCGAGTTTGGCGCCCGCGTGGTGGGCCCCAAGGCCGAGGCGGACAAGATTGCCGATCTCGATGTACTGGTGGCCGGCGGCGACACGGTCACGCTGGGCGAAACAAGCTTCGACATTTACGACACGCCCGGACACACACTGGGTCACATCGTTTTCCACGATCCTGTCGGCAAGCACCTGTTCAGTGCCGACGCACTGTTCTCACTGGGTGTGGGCCGTATGTTTGAGGGAACGCCCGGCCCGATGTGGGAAGGCATCAAGCAGCTGCGCGCCCTGCCCGACGACACGCTCGTCTATTGCGGGCACGAATATACCGCCAGCAATGCCAAATTCGCGCTCTCGGTCGACCCCGACAACACCGCACTGCAAAAGCGCGCCAATGAGGTCGCAGCATTGCGGGCTGCTGGAAAGCCGACAATTCCCTTCCCGCTGGGTGAGGACAAGGCCGCCAACCCCTTCATGCGGGCCGACGAGCCGGCTTTGGCCAGGCACTATGGCCTTGAAGGCGCCGACCCCGCCGAGGTGTTTGCCGCGATCCGCAAGGGCAAAGACAACTTCTAGCGCTACCCGCTCCACTATCTGAGCCTGCCAGCGGCGCCCTTCGGGGCGCCGTTTTTGCGCGTCTTCAGCTTTGCAAAGCCCTTGTTCACGAATCTTTAATGTTAACTACGCCCAGCGTTCGCATCCCCAATCATTAACAAACCGTTATCATCTGGCACACCGATTGCCCCTTAGGGGGTATAGGGCCAGTTGTTCTGTTTCATTTTGAGACACTCCGGCCCGTTTCGAGACAAACGAGGCGATTATGGCCGTTAATGAGACACATACACCCGGGCTCCCCATGCTGATCGGAGCATCGCGCCCACGTCCTTCGCTCAAACGCACCCAGACCGGTGCTGCTTTTGTCAGTCAATTGCTGGCAGCGCGCGCCAATATGGCGCCCCAGCGCGCCCGCCGCCGCACCAGTGCCGAAGGCGCCATCGGTGCCTACGCCAGCGGCGCCAGCATCGCGGTCAAGCGTATGCCTGCTGGATACCGGAAAACGGTTGTGGCCTGAGGACTAATTCATCGTCACATCGCGCCCGGCGCTGGTGATCGAGACGGTGAAACCGGCGACAACATCGATCAGCGCCATGACCATGAGCAGGAAGAACACTGAACTCGCGGCGGCGCCGACAAGCAGGAACTCGACCAGGAAAGCGACAAACAGCACCATTGAGAGCATATGCTCGACAATGGAATTGCGCCCGCTATTGGTGGATTTCAACACCTCGAAAAACAGCATGATGATGCCAACCACCAGCAGGAAATCGCCGGCGGTGATCGCCCAGGGCGTGCCCGACACCATGGGGATCAGAAACAACCCCTGCTCCCAGCCCTGCGGCACGCCAGCGAAGAACAGAAACGCCACTACGTTATAGAGTACGAACGGCACGCTGAGCAGCGGCGGGATGAAACGTCCATTGCGGCGTGGGGCATTATGGGTGGGCATCATCACGGTCTCGGTCATTGAAGGGCTCTCCACTGGCGGCAGCGCACCATGCCAGACCTGTCTGAAAGCGCAAAGGGCATGCAGGACGCGCCCGCATGCCCCTTCCGGCATTTCAAGACTGTAACGGGGGCTCTACTTCTTGAGTTTGAGCGGGCCCACCATCTGTTCTGGCTTGACCTCGGCATCGAACTCTTCGCCGGTCAGCAGGCCCAGGGCGATGGCTTCCTCGCGCAGCGTGGTGCCATTCTTGTGCGCGGTCTTGGCGATCTTGGCGGCATTGTCATAGCCGATCTTGCGATTGAGCGCGGTCACCAGCATCAGCGACTTATTGACCAGTTCATTGATGCGCGCGCGATCCGGTTCGATGCCCACTGCGCAGTGATCGTTGAACGACTTGGCCGCATCAGCCAGCAGCCGTACCGACTGCAGATAGTTGTAGGCGATCACGGGCTTGAACACGTTCAGCTCGAAATTGCCCTGGCTGGCAGCAAATCCAATCGCTGCGTCATTGCCCATCACCTGCGCCACAACCATGGTCATGGCTTCGGACTGGGTCGGGTTGACCTTGCCCGGCATGATCGACGAACCGGGTTCGTTTTCCGGAATGGTGATTTCACCCAGACCAGAACGCGGGCCCGAGGCCAGCCAGCGCACGTCGTTGGCAATCTTCATCAAAGCGACCGCAAGCTGTTTGAGGGCGCCCGAAGAGCCCACAAAGGCATCGTGGCCGGCCAGCAGGGCAAACTTGTTGGGACCGGTCACAAAATCGCGTCCGGTCAGCGTGGCGATCTCCTTAGCCACCGCAACGGCATAGTCGGGATGCGCGTTCAGACCCGTACCCACGGCCGTGCCGCCCAGCGCCAGTTCCTTGAGCTGGGGCAGCGTCACCTTGATATTGGCCAGCGCGTAATCGATCTGGGCAACCCAGCCGGAAATTTCCTGACCCAGCGTCAGCGGCGTTGCATCCTGCAGATGGGTGCGCCCGATCTTGACCACATCCATATATTGCTCGGCCTTGGCGGCCAGCGTATCGCGCAGCAGGCCAACGCGCTCAAGCAGATAACCTTCGACGGCCTCGACCGCTGCAATGTGCATGGCGGTTGGATAGGTATCGTTGGACGACTGGCTCATATTGACGTGGTCATTGGGGTGCACTGGTTTTTTCGACCCCATGGTGCCACCGGCCATTTCGATGCCGCGGTTGGAGATCACCTCATTGACGTTCATGTTGGACTGCGTGCCCGAACCGGTCTGCCATACCACCAGTGGGAAATGGGCTTCGAGCTTGCCCGAAATGACTTCGTCAGCCGCCGCAACGATCAGATCGCGTGTGGCTTCATCAAGCAGGCCCAGCTTGTGGTTGGCCAGTGCCGCGGCCTTTTTCAGAATGCCGAACGCGGTGACGATTTCCTTGGGCATCTTTTCGCCGCCAATATCGAAATTGGCCAGGCTGCGCGCCGTCTGGGCGCCGTAATACTTGTCGGCAGGCACATTGATGGTGCCCATAGTGTCCGATTCAACGCGCATCGTCATGGCAAACTCCGGAAAATTGGGCCGCTCCTCATGGCGGCAAGGCAAAGAAAAACGGCCGACCCCGTTACAGGATCGGCCGTTTGCATATCAGAAGGGAGCGCATGGCGCTGCCAGGCTCAAGAACTACTTCTTGACTTCAAAAATCTGACGACCGCGATACATGCCGGTCTTGAGGTCGACGTGATGCGGACGGCGCAGCTCGCCCGAATCCTTGTCTTCGACATAGGTTGGGTTCGCAAGAGCGTCGGCCGAGCGGCGGAAGCCGCGCTTCATCGGCGAGGTCTTTCGTTTTGGCACTGCCATGGTCGGTACTCCGAATTCAATATCGTTGCGCCGCCAATGAGCGGCCCAGAGACTTATCTCTGAAGGGATTGGTGGGCTCTATAGAGCAACTCTGGCCCCTTGGCTAGAGGGTTGTTGGCGACTCCGCGCGACAAATCCAACAAGAGTGCAAACAGGCACCCGACACCAGCCTTATAGCGCCAATTGCCCGTCCTTGCCTACACAACTGGCGCGCGCACCATACTCGCGCACCCGGGTCTCGATAATGCCCGCAATTCGCACCATGCCTGCCGAGGGTCGCCCGGGCTGCCGCAACATTGGATTGGGCAGCGCCGTCACCAGCAGTGTGGCCGTGCGCCAGTCCAGGTTTTGCGGCTCAATGCCAAAGGCGCGCTCGGCCCCCGCAGCAATGCCGAATTGCCCCTCAGGGCCCCATTCAGCGATATTGAGATAGATTTCCATGATGCGCTTTTTGGGCAGCACCAGATCTATATAGACCGCCAGCGGCACTTCGAGCGCCTTGCGCACCACGCTCTGCCGGTTCCACAGGAACAGATTGCGTGCCACCTGCATGGTGATGGTGGAGGCGCCACGCGCATCTTCACCCGCCATGAAGCGCTCGACCTCATCGCGCAGCGCCCCTACATCGACACCCCAGTGGCGGCAGAACTGCCCATC
Coding sequences within:
- a CDS encoding VUT family protein, with amino-acid sequence MLARFSVALAAMVAVVAASNFLVQFPVDIQMGPIHLGDILTWGAFTYPVAFLITDLTNRTFGPARARVVVMAGFAVAVLISIYLATPRIAIASGTAFLTAQFLDISIFDRLRTSVWWKAPVVSSLIGSAIDTVIFFSLAFAAPFAVLDSLFGREDGSLAFPAPLLGVGPEVELWVSLGLGDFLVKLLLAALLLVPYKSIRDWLAGREAVAA
- the rpmB gene encoding 50S ribosomal protein L28, whose protein sequence is MARRCELTGKGVMVGNNVSHALNRTRRRFLPNLLNVTLISEALNRPVKLRISASALRTVEHRGGLDAFLLKQSDDTMSTLAQGLKKEVRAALAA
- a CDS encoding DUF3108 domain-containing protein; translated protein: MTQFRFATLAALALFASLPTSAAEIDAKAGYVLTLGGINIATMNVDLTDDGSRYSLDLSANVAGLGAMVASGTAKASASGSSTSNRLAARAFSLETRANGDTFDVDVTFSGRDVGSFKVEPPILDNYDRVPLERRHLTGVSDFLSAFVFKGGALDKSLCDRRVGIFTGVERFNIAMRFAGTDKATSARTGYQGPVVLCSVDYSPVSGHFTSSEITNYLADSDRIIIWYAPLGPTGYFIPYRVLLGTNMGDLSMVLTGMRF
- a CDS encoding class I SAM-dependent methyltransferase, coding for MTADVNRLIAFYKTPLGRICRALVREQVMGLADDVRGKRVLGLGFATPYLRFTLSTAERVLAFMPARQGASAWPREGPSHTVLCDPLEMPLTDAAIDLTIAIHAMEHVADAEELMRELWRITAPNGDLILVVPRRRGIWAQRDNTPFGQGNPYSGGQLDRLLREFGFVPVAWRDGLFLPPFQSSLVLKSTRLFERVGRLFGPAMSGVICVRARKQAFPAIPRRKRAERFVRVPGMSAATARQG
- the gloB gene encoding hydroxyacylglutathione hydrolase codes for the protein MAVIVDVFGARDDNFGYLVHDTASGRTAAIDAPETAAIKAALARRGWDLTDIFITHHHLDHVEAIPELKAEFGARVVGPKAEADKIADLDVLVAGGDTVTLGETSFDIYDTPGHTLGHIVFHDPVGKHLFSADALFSLGVGRMFEGTPGPMWEGIKQLRALPDDTLVYCGHEYTASNAKFALSVDPDNTALQKRANEVAALRAAGKPTIPFPLGEDKAANPFMRADEPALARHYGLEGADPAEVFAAIRKGKDNF
- the fumC gene encoding class II fumarate hydratase; its protein translation is MTMRVESDTMGTINVPADKYYGAQTARSLANFDIGGEKMPKEIVTAFGILKKAAALANHKLGLLDEATRDLIVAAADEVISGKLEAHFPLVVWQTGSGTQSNMNVNEVISNRGIEMAGGTMGSKKPVHPNDHVNMSQSSNDTYPTAMHIAAVEAVEGYLLERVGLLRDTLAAKAEQYMDVVKIGRTHLQDATPLTLGQEISGWVAQIDYALANIKVTLPQLKELALGGTAVGTGLNAHPDYAVAVAKEIATLTGRDFVTGPNKFALLAGHDAFVGSSGALKQLAVALMKIANDVRWLASGPRSGLGEITIPENEPGSSIMPGKVNPTQSEAMTMVVAQVMGNDAAIGFAASQGNFELNVFKPVIAYNYLQSVRLLADAAKSFNDHCAVGIEPDRARINELVNKSLMLVTALNRKIGYDNAAKIAKTAHKNGTTLREEAIALGLLTGEEFDAEVKPEQMVGPLKLKK
- the rpmF gene encoding 50S ribosomal protein L32; translation: MAVPKRKTSPMKRGFRRSADALANPTYVEDKDSGELRRPHHVDLKTGMYRGRQIFEVKK
- a CDS encoding transglycosylase domain-containing protein — its product is MARRKLKGIWALLRNLGIALAVVIAMPIVLTPLYLVVNPVSVPMASRLLTGRPMDRQWRNIDDISDRLKASVILSEDGQFCRHWGVDVGALRDEVERFMAGEDARGASTITMQVARNLFLWNRQSVVRKALEVPLAVYIDLVLPKKRIMEIYLNIAEWGPEGQFGIAAGAERAFGIEPQNLDWRTATLLVTALPNPMLRQPGRPSAGMVRIAGIIETRVREYGARASCVGKDGQLAL